The genomic region GGAAGCGGCACGGCAGGGGGGTTAATCCCCCACCTGCGGAGCCGTGTGCCGCTGGCTGGGCCAGGGGATGTCTCTGCCAGGCCGCTGCGGGAGCTCGGGTGGTGGGAGCACAAGGTCAGGGGCCTCGCTAAGCTGAGCAAATGGAAAGAGTTTCCTGGAGCTTGAGCAGAGCCCAGTGCCTGGAAGTGTGAGTGAGTCACTGGTGAGAGGCGTCTTGGCCGCCGGCCGACACCCAGATCTGCTCCCTGCTTCCATTACGAGGCATCCTGCCCACGGGCAgagccccctgctcctgcggcaCACGTCTCCCTGGGACTGAGCTCAGGCTGCACCCCCAGGTACAGGGGTGCATTGTCCCTCACCTACCTGAAGGTGCCGGAGCCGTATAAAATCAGCATGGCTGCTGTTCACCCTGAGAGCAAGGGCTTAGCACCTGGAGGACCTCAGCTGACTTTGAGCCTCTGGTGTCCAGCTCTTGGCTCCCCAGTTAGATAAATAGCATtacagctttgcttttctgatcCCAACCCATCTCTCTTCTTTGCAGATGACCTTCTGATAGAAGCTGCCAAGAGCGGCGACTTCAGCAAGGTAGGCGCTTTGGCTGTGTGCCACGACACGCAGCCGGGGCTGGCGCTGAACATCACTGCtgacctgcagcagctcctgttggggccctgcctccaggcAGCACCCAAATGGGTGAAAAGCAGGCAGGCTCCCGGCAAGGAGCCCTGATCCTCAGCTGGGGAACATGGAGGGAAGGGACTTGGCAGCGTGGCTGAGCTGGACAAAGCTCCCTGCCAGGCACCGAATACCCACGCAACCTGCTGGGTACGCCAGGGACGCAGTGCCAGGGCTTGAGGGTTATGGATGAGAATGGAAACTCATCTGGAGCTCTCTGGCAATCCTGTAGTTCCAAGAACTGCACcgggctggaaaagacctgatGGTGCGAGACTCCTCGGGCCGGACCGTCCTGCACCACGCTGTCAAATCAGGGAGCAAGGACATCGTCAAATACATCATCGAGAATGGTGAGCTGGGGCTGGCTTGCTGTGGCCAGAGTGCCACCCTTGGCAAAGGAGGCTGGCAGCCGACAAAGCCTGACCCTCTGCAGGGAGGGGATGCTCCCGGGCACAGGATCCCATCCCTCCAGATTCGTTACGCCCTCCCACTGTGGCACGGGCTTTCTTTAGCGTCTGTCTGCAAGTATTGGGGTGCCCCCAGGCTGTTACCACATCCTTGCTGGGACCAGTGTGTCTCTGGGAAAAATTTCCCAGTGTCCCGCTTCTGCTTTCAGGGGAGCTGACCTGTTGTTTTTGGCAGCTCCTACTGAAATGcaggctgatttatttttatttagatatttCTCTGTAATGAGACTACAAGCAACTCTTCTTCCCTGCTCTCAGCTGGGGTCAGATGCAGTTGCTGGCCCGAGTGCTTTGGAGCCGAGCCCCTTGCAGGCGGTGCAGATAGCAGCCCCTACAGGCAGAGGCAGCGTGTGACTGGGGAGCGAGcaggcccagctctgccccgcaGCTGGGTCTCACTTGCCCTGCACTCTTTCTCTTCACAGCCCCTTCAGAAATCCTCGATGCCACAGAGGAAGAGAAGTAAGTTGTTTCCTGACCTGTTTTGCCTTGTTGGCTGGACCCCCCGCACGATGACTAGAGTCACCCGGGCCCTTCTCATGCCCTGCTGTGCTCACTGTAATCCCCAGCCAAGGTTTCCAGCCTGTTCTGGACCGACCGTCCCCAGGCAGCATCCCCTCCTCTGCCAGGGCTGCCCGGATGAGCATGCAGCCCACCGTGAGCTCCTTCTGCATCCCGAGGGACATCCCTCACACGCAGCGCTTGTCCCGTCTCGGCACATTTAGGGGGAACGTCTCACATCTCCCCATTTCTTCCCCTCAGCGGTGAGACCAGCTTGCACCAGGCTGCAGCGTTACGCCAGCGCACGATCTGCCACTACATCGTGGAGGCTGGGGCGTCGCTTATGAAGACGGACCTGCAGGTGATGGcagagggctgggaaggggcttGCTGGGGgcaccgtggggctggcaggagcagggcctCACAGGGCTGTCTGAGGAGGAGCTCAGCAGTGTTTTGGCTGGAGCCTTTGCCAGCAGGCAGCCTGCACGTGGGAAAGGcgcagagctgggaggagaggagccaTTCGGGGttcccagcagcagaggggtTAAatccctcttctccccccccccctcccatttGCTTCTCCCTCTGTTGTTTTATTAAATTAGGAGCAAGGCGCTGGAATGTCTCATCCCTgtctcccccttcccaccctctGGGGTCACAGCGAGGACAGTCTCGCTGGCGAGCTCCCTCCCAGCTgcggggctccccccgcggAGCCGGGCTGGGAGCGCTCGGAGCTCCTCGGGTGAACCAGAGAGTGTCAGCAGGCGGTCGGGGCCCTTTCGTTCACATGCCAGATTAATTGAGATGTGTCTTGGTGCCAGGGACTTGTGCCAGCCCCcgcaggggagctgcaggaagggggCCGAAGCGGTGTTTTGGTACGCAAGGTTCCTGGGGCTGGCGTTGCAGCGGAGGGGATGTGCTCCCGTCTGACAGGGGAGATGAAGTACCAAGTCCAAAAGGTGCAGCCTGTGGGGCTGGAACTAGGGATGCAAACTCGCTGGGGCTGGTGGAGCTTGGGGGCTGCCTCAGACAATGAGCGGCCCCTTTGCCAGCTGCCGGGGAGATGCTGTACAGACAATCTCTGGCTACCGATCAGTCCTCCTGTTTGCTGGCTGTGCGCAGCGCCTAGGGGGGCTGGCCCGCTGGGGCCTTGGCCAGTAGCCACAGGATGAGAAGAAGGTGATGCCCAGgtgaggggaggctggggagagcCGGCAGGAGAGGGCAGCTCAGGAGGCTCGGCCCTTCTCTGCCCGGTGGGCAGGGGCGCAGGTTGCTCTCCTGAGGCAGCTGCCTGATGAGCAGCCTCAGACCTGCCAGCACAAAAAGGAGCCCAGCTCAGGAATGACAGCCTgccccggggagcggggcttGCGTGTGCCTGTGTGAGCACATGCCCGGCTTTGTAGCTGTCTGGGGACCCATCTGCTCCACAGCGCTGACCTTGTGTAGCCCCCCGGGTTACAGCCTGCCTGCACAGGCAAGAGCTAGCCTCGGTAGGAAGCCTGCTGCAGGACCCTTTGTCAGACCTGCCGCACAGCTGGGAGACAGTCTGATCCGTCCCCTGCAGCGGCGAGGGGGGCTGGCCCTTATCAGGTAGCACGCATCAGCCCGGCTCTGCAGAGGGGCCCTGGGAGCTCCAGTTTCAGGCTGTGGGTCTGGGCAGGCAGTGCTGGATCAAGGCTTCTGCAGGGGGACGAGGAAGAAACTcaattcctcctcctttttttccccccccccctttgttaAATGACTGCTCGGATTCAGTCGATGCAGAGAGGAGGCCCCCCGAGGAGAGCCCGAGCAGTgaagcacagaacagcctccagccccctgcccgaGTGCCTGCTTGTGCGGGACCTTGTGGCAtgcccgtgtgtgtgtgtgcgtgcgtgcaAAATAGGTTCTTGCACACTTGGCAGCCAGAACAGCGGCATCCCCAGGAGTTTGTGTGAGCGTGCAAGAAGATGTGCCTGTGGGAGTCCCTGTTCCAGTCCCGCTCCCAGTGCAGCCGGCGGCCGTGCGTGCGTGCCGCGTCGCTCTGTCTTTGCGGCGGGGTGGGCTCGAGCTTTTGTCCGCAGTTGTACCCACGCACGGTGGAGGCTCCTTGTGCCCGGCCATTGTTCGTGCTGAAGCAATGTAGCTGTGGGTTGTCCTGAgggcccccgcgccccgctgcAGCCACCCGTGCCCTGCTGTGCGCCGCGGGACGAGCTGGGCAAGCCGTGCTTCCCTTCGGGGGCCGGTTTTCAATGGCAGCGGCAGAGTGCCAGGTTTCTGTGGCCTTTCTCAGCAGAGGGTTTGTTCAGCACCGCAGAGCCCGGGCACTTAACGAGAAGGAgcgaggagcagggggagggagggggagaggagacgTAGCGGCGAGCTGTTAACAGATTTGCTTTTTATGGAGTGCGGGAGTTCATTAGTGGACACAGTCCAGATGGCTGCAATAAGCTGGTGAAATGTGAGCCTCCTCCGGGAGCGGGAGCGCTGGTGAGGCTGCGAGAGGGAAGGGGGGTTGGTATTCCCGGGCATTCCCCAGACATACCCCTCATTCCTCACCCtctcctgcctgcctctgcaGAGCCGGGGAAGAGCAGGTCACCGAGACCAGCCTTTGTCTCCGTTGCGGGGCTGGTGAAGGTGGGACTGGTCCTTCTCCTGTCCCGCCCGCAGGGCTCATGGCCCTTCAGGGGACGGCTTCCAGCCCTGCGGCTCAGCCGGGCTCCTCGGGAGCTCCCTTTTGCTCCGTAGCAGGCACACGGGCAGTGGGTGCTGCCTGCCTCAGGGCTAGGCTGTGGGCTCTGCGGGACCCATCCAGAGTCACCTTTTTGATGGGGGAACCTCAGGGTGCCCAGAGGGCTGGCGAGGCAGCATTTAGGCAGTGCCCAGCGCACTGACGTGTTGCCTCCCCCGTGCAGGGAGACACCCCCAAGCACAGGGCAGAGAAAGCCAATGACCCTGACCTGGCTGCCTACCTCGAGAACCGACAGCACTACCAGATGATCCAGCGGGAGGACCAGGAGACAGCTGTGTAGTGCTCAGCGTGCCTTAGCCCAAGCCAGCTCGGGCAGGACGAGAAGAGGACGGCACCTGGCAGAGCTGTGAGTCTGGCCCAGCCCTCCCTAGGTGTCAGCctaggaggaggagatggagacagcagagctctgctccgggctgggctgggactCTGTTTGAGGACAGTGGGTATTTGGGACTTGAAGCCCGGCTCTTTGTGTGTCCCCCTTTGCCCCTCATCCACCACGTTCCCTGCTCTGGACGGGCTCCATCCCAAAGCCCCACCAGGGGTGGAGCCGCCCATCACCTTTGCACAGGGGAACGATGCCGGTGCCCCCGGCAGGTCCTTACCTGTGATCCACGTGGGATGTCATTGCTCGCCCCCCTCCCTGCCGGCAGTGCCCTCCATTAGCCGCTTCACTCGGTTCACGTCCcgttcctcctctcctcccagcagccATGGGAGGTGCAGGCAGACAGCAGCATTGCCTGCGCAGGGGCTGTGAGCCTAAAACCTCGCCCCGAGGGAAGCTCCGCGACTTACGGCCTCTGAGtcctcttccttcctgctgctttgggactctgcagcaggaggaaagtCCCTGGCGTGTTAGGGGACGTGCACCCACCCCTTCCTCAGGGCATCTGGGACTAGCGCAGCTGGAAGCCTGGCAGCCGCTGCCCTCCTGGTTGCCTTCAGTGCTGGGGTCCGTGCTGCTCTCAGGGATTCCCCCCGCGCCCCCAACCTGTGGATGTGCATCCTCTGAGCGTGACTTCTGCCATCCCCACAGACTGGACACAGGGCTTTGCAGGGAAAACCTGGGAGGGTGCCATGCCCAGACACaagctccctgggcaggctgccAGCCCACCTCCCAGGTTTTAGCAGAAAGAGGGGTTCGGATGCATGGGAAGCATCAGGGACCCCGGCCCTGAGTCACGCATGTGATGGGATGGCATTTTGGGTACCACCTGCCACGGGGCACGAGGCACTGTCTGCCCTGCAGAAGCTGTGAGCCCTGAGGtagcagagcagcccctgcagcagcttttgcagtagcagcagcagtctCTGGGATGCAGAGGTgccagcaggggaggagagcaggcagCCGAGTGTGTTGTGGACCTGCTTGGCATGTTCAGTCAGGTCCAGGTTGCTGCTGGCAGGTTGAGTACcagcagaggaggctggggcagccccaccgTGCACTCACAcccagctgtggctgctgcacAGTGCCGGCTGACACCGTTTGCATCTCCCCCACAATACCAATACCAAAAAGAACGAACGTATCACGATACCACAGAGAACCACAATACTGTTCAGGCTTTAGGTTGGGGGGCAGAGTTACCCTCGAGTATGGGGGAAGCTGAGCCAGGGCAGTGCGTGAGGCTGGTGTTGGGGTTCAGCAGCAGAATCAGCAGTTTAAATCCTTGTCCCGACTGTGATGCTCTAGCAGTGCCAGGAGTTCCCATCGGTGCTGCTCGCTAGCTGCAGACGGACAAGACACTGTCATCTTCTCAAAGGTGcaagctgctgcctcccagccagggcacccagcctggcctgggGGCGTTTACAGCCTCagcttcccccttcctccccagttTTATATGTTCCTTTAGTTTTTGTACAGGTAGTTCAGAGACACActgtccccctccccgccgggccccTGCGCGTGTGAGCCGAGTTGCTGTGCAATTCCACGTCTGGCTGTTTTTTAGGCAGAGGCGGAGGGGGTGTTTGTAGCCCTGCCCGCAGAGGGCAGGGGATCTGTGCAATACCTGGTTCTGTGTTTCCCAGATGCTGTCGTAGGACTGTATTTTTGTAACTCTGTAAGGGTGCCGGCTCTAGCAGGCCCAGGGCCTGGCATGAGCCTGCGCTCCCATTGCTTTTCAACTTTGACTGTTTGGATGTTGTTGTTTCTTGCCATTGAAATAAAGAGTTGGATGTTTTAATTCCTCCCTCCTTTAATTGCTGCTGCAGTGGGCACGGCGTGGGGGACAGCTGGCTGGCCCTGAGCGAGGTCTGACCCCAGGTCTCCTGTCCCACGTCCCATCGCTATTCAGTGTCGTGTGGAACAGGGAGAAGACCCACCGCCATCCCAAGTGATGCAGAAGAGCTGAGAAgtgtgccaggagctgccagctcctgctcctgccctgctcacgCTGTTCTGGGCCGGGAGGCGGCAGTCCCGCAGTCATGCCCGGTTTGCCCTTTGCAGCTGCGCGGCTCTTGATGGGTTACTACAGCAGCATCCCACCTCCAGCACCAAGTTCCTGCAGGGCCCTTCTTTGTGTCAGGCTGTCCGCCTGCTCCACAGGGGACGAGCCTGCCTTCCCGTCCATCCCCAGCCTCgcaggggggcacagggctTCTGCTTCCAGCGCTGGGCACTGGGGTGGCAGCGGCAAGGTTCGGGATCAGCCGCAGCAGGAGGACTGCTATCTGGTTACAAAAGGAGGGGATTAGGAAGGCTtctgcctccagcccagccGCTGACGTGTCAGGATGCCTGTGGCCAACACCATCCCTCCCGCGGAGTTTCCTTCGCAGAGGGGAGGTAATCGATCCCGCCAGGCCCAGCAAGGGAGCTGGAGACAGGCGCGGGCTGCGGGCCCGTACCTTGAAGTCAGCTTCCCGAGGGCAGCCTGGCCGCCTGCCTGGCACCACCGCGGCCCCCTCTCCATCCCCCGCCACATCGTCCCTGCCCCCCGAGCTCCCCTCGCTCTGGCTGCAGCCCGGGAGCCGCCCGAGCTGGCAGAGGGACCCGCGGGGTGCCAGGCCCTGCCCGGGGCCCAGCCGCACGCGGTCCCGGCCTGCTGGCGCTGGGCCCGCGTCTCCGCAGCGAGGGCTGCCAGTAACCATGGCAATGAGTTTTCCAGCTGCCCTGGTGTCAGGTTTATGGTGGGGGAGAGGAGCGGTCCCTGTGTGGGCAGCACGGGGCATGTGTGAGCACCCATGGGGaccctgccagccctggggtgAGGGCGCTCGGCGCGTTAATCGCCACCTGTGCCCGCGGTGTTCTCACCTCACCCACGTCCCAGCGAGGTGCTTTCCCCCGACACGTAGCCGTGTCCccgtgctggcactgctgcagtGTGCGGTAACGGTGCCCCAAGGAGCAGGCTTTTTGTGCCAGGGGTGTAAAACGTGCCACCAGCACGCCGCGAATTGCCTGGTGACGTTGTTAGGGGTAAAAAGCCCTAGCGAAGCGGTGGCGGGGAAATGCACCTGGGTTTGTCACGCttgctctcttccctccttcccttggTATGAGGCCCCTTTCTGCAAACACAGCCTTCTGCTTCTGATTTGAGCTGCAGGAGCCGTTTCCCCTGCATCCCGCAGAAAGAGCCCGGCAGGGACCGAGCGCGGCCCCATCTTAAAACGTGGGGGGGGCTTTGCCCAGAGCTGCACCCTACCTTGGGCAGCACCGTGCTGGGGTCTCCGAGGGGTTCTCTGGCTCCTGTCCAGGGCAGGCTGAAGGAAACCAGCGGTGCTCACCCAGCTGCCAGCTCTTTCCCAGCGTGAAGCGGTTCTGGTTTGCTCATCGCAGCCCCGTAACCCAGCCCGGTGTGCGTGCCCCACGgctcccgcagcagccccgggggctcTGCCggccctcctgcccctgcagcccacagcagccagcTGTCAGGGCATGAGTTTTATGTGTCACTCttggaaagggagagaaaaagctcATAGAAACCAGTGCCCTGCTCTCAGCAGCCTTCCTGCTGGCTCAGGGGGTGGAAAATGGCCTGGCTCCCCACCACAGCCCTGTTCTCCTGGCGTGATGGGTAACTCCAGGAGAGCCATGGCTCTCCCATGGGGACAGAGATGGTGGCAGGTCCGTCCACTGGTGACAGAAGTCAccgggagagggaaggaggcacGGATGGGGCTGGTGAGGACACAGGGCTGTCCCTTTGCTCCATCGAGCCCCGGGGGGGCATCACCACAGGGGTCTCGGAGCCCCAGAGCAAGCAGCACCGTATCACACCCCCTGCGGCCACCCTGCAGCGCCCGGccagggggacaggggacagggggacgctCCGGGCCGAGCCGCGACCCCCGCCCCATTTCGGGGCtcggagccgccccccccccggtgccgagcatccccccacagccccccccccccgccccgggggccgccccTCGGCGGGCCGCCCCCTTTTGTGCCTGGCCGTGCCCGGGGGGTTAGaggcggggggggttggggggggacgACGACAGGGGAGGAGCCTGCCAAAGTTTGGGGCCGAGCCCACCTTTCTCTGCCGGCCGAGCCCGACGTCAGGGGCCGCTGTGCAGCGCTGCGCGGCGGCTCCGCACGCGGCCGCCACACAAAGGCAGCGGCGCCGCTCCGCGCCCCTCCGCGCCCCAGGTGAGTGCGGCCCCGGGGGGTGCCCGGCGGCACGGGGATGGGCGCCTCCGGGCCGGACCCGGcctcacccccccaccccaatctcatccccatcccccgGGGCGCGGGGGAAGGCGGGTTGTGGGGtgagggagcagctgggggggggctcagagcGAGCGGGGAGGTGTGGGGGTGCTGGCTGTTAGCCCCCACGCTCACACGcttggggaggggacagggctgcctgagggtggggaaggggcgTGGGGGGCGCTGGGTGCTCCCGTCTGCAGGAGGGGGGGCGGTGGGATGGAGGCGGAAagcccccccccgtccccgaaGCGGCCGgtcctggggctgtggggacagagTCCCTGTGACCACCCGCCCGCTGCCCAGCCGAGGAGGAGCTCGGCCCCAGTACTGGGGCGCCTCTTCCAGCATCGCCTGGGGACTTTCGGCTCTGGTTCAGGGTCAGGACACCcggagcagggaggggaagcgGGGACAGCCCTTGCGCGACCAGCGggcgggggggaaggagggggaaagtggttggaaagctgccctGCCTTTCCGCCGTGAACGCTTGGGGATGAGGGTCCCTGGGGACCCTGCATGGGGTCCCCACGCCTTGGGGACCCAGGGGTGCCCATGGCTGAGGAAGGGGCTGAGCAGTGCCAGCGGGCGCAGACACCAAGGGAAGCACTCCGTGGCGGCGGGAGGAAGAAGTTACAGAGCACCAAACACCGAGCATCGGGCGATGCCACGCATCGGGCGGGTGCCAGCGCTGCCCCAGGAGACCCTGCAGCAAGCGGGGCCggagcagctcagccccagccctgccctccgAAATCAGGCGTCTGGGCTGAGCCCTTGTTCCCCCCgaaggcagcagggctgtgctgtgccggGCAGGACGGTTCCCAGCCTTCATCCAGCCGGGCTGTGTAATCCCCCCTGACAGCTCCATTCACAGCGAAGCCAGCGGCGGGCGCACGGAGGCGAGGGCGCTGGAGCCTGGCTAACACGGGCGCTGCTCTCCGGCAGGCATCGCGCTTCCCTCAGCCcatggtgctgctgccaggaagGGCTCGCCCTGCAGttgtgcacgcacacacacacacacacatgcacgcacacacgTATGCACACGCCTGGTGCACGGGCGATGTGCTGACGGTTGTAGAGCCAGCAGTGGGCGCAGCGCTCCTGCTAAATCGCTCTGGCGAGCTCCCACACTGCCTGCACTTGTGTGTGAGAGCTGCTGGCTCAGCTCCCCGGCCCCTCCGTGGCAGGGGGATGCTTTTGCTGGGATTGTTTCTCCCATCCCTGGATTCCTTGGGAGCTGGGGCGAGGCACCATGGCAGCCAcgggccccggccccagcgTTCCTtggtgctgggtgctggatGAGAGCTGCTGAGCACTACGGGGCCGTGTGGCACAGGGTCCccaccgtccccgtccccccctcctccttccccaggcagGATGCAGCCCCggggcctcctcctcctcctggcgctgctgctgctggctgtcacCACCGAGGCTGGCAAAGCCAAGAAAGGTGAgggggagcctgggggggcgtgggggtgTCCGGGGCGCGCTCCCACCGCTCCCACCCACTCCCTCCCTTGCAGACAAGGCGAAGAAGGACGGCTCCGAGTGCCAGGACTGGCGCTGGGGGCCCTGTGTCCCCAACAGCAAGGACTGCGGCTTGGGCTACCGTGAGGGGACCTGCGGGGACGAGAGCAAGAAGCTCAAGTGCAAGATCCCCTGCAACTGGAAGAAGAAGTTCGGAGGTGCGGGGGTGACcggggggtggctgggggctgtgccGGGTGCCGCATGTCCGTAACGCCTCTTGCCTCTTGCAGCTGACTGCAAGTACAAGTTTGAGAGCTGGGGAGGGTGCAGCGCGCAGACGGGCGTGAAAACTCGCTCGGGCATCCTGAAGAAAGCCCTGTACAATGCCCAGTGTGAGGAGATCGTCTACGTGAGCAAGCCCTGCGCGTCCAAGATGAAGTCCAAGTCCAAAGGTGAGTTCCCCGGCCTCCCACCTGCCCCCGGGCAGCGGTTCTCGGGGCCAGGGAGGCTGGTTTGGGGCAGTGGGGGTCTGCCGGCAGCTGCGCTAACACCTGTCTCCCATGGTCATCGGCTGCAGCAAAGAAGGGCAAGGGGAAGGACTAGAGCAGGACGCCGGTGTCCTCGTCGGCCCCTGGACACGTGCACCTCTCCCCGCTGCAGCGAGCCATGctccagccttcctcctcctcctccttctcctccctctcctccctctccccaccacctcccctTTCACAGAGATGCCTTGTTTAATCACTACTCTTGTCGAGAGCAGGTGCACCCACCTCGGGAAGGTGCCACCAGCCTGGCGGCCACCGCATCCCCTCTGCCCGTCACCTCGACTTGCACCGTGCCATCATCAGCACTGGTGCCTGGTGGGCACGCTCATGTCTTTTGGAAAATggggtttggtttcttttccaataaaaatctttttaaaaaaata from Anser cygnoides isolate HZ-2024a breed goose chromosome 5, Taihu_goose_T2T_genome, whole genome shotgun sequence harbors:
- the MDK gene encoding midkine; the encoded protein is MQPRGLLLLLALLLLAVTTEAGKAKKDKAKKDGSECQDWRWGPCVPNSKDCGLGYREGTCGDESKKLKCKIPCNWKKKFGADCKYKFESWGGCSAQTGVKTRSGILKKALYNAQCEEIVYVSKPCASKMKSKSKAKKGKGKD